A segment of the Eleutherodactylus coqui strain aEleCoq1 chromosome 6, aEleCoq1.hap1, whole genome shotgun sequence genome:
TGtcaactgattgacagctgtaacATCCAACCAGTAGACTGGCAAAGGGGAGGGGCTGTAGAGCAACTAAACGGAGAGACCGGCGGCACATCAAGAAGTAGGCAGAGACGCgtgggggggatttaaactttaatTTTCTGACTGCTGTTGATTAGCAACACCGTGGTCAAAGCATGGCTCTtaagttgtaccagaattacaagttatgtcCTATCCACAAGGTAGGGTAtaccttgctgatcagtgggggtctcgctgCGGAGAACACCACTGATTTCATGAACAGTGGTCCTGTGTGCTCCTCGCTGCAGACTCGATGCACTCCCTGTGATGCGGAGGAGACTGAATGCTGGTCACCCGACATCACTGATGCTCCATTCCCTTTCATTGGGATTGCAGTGATGGTGGAGTAGCAGGCGCTTCCTTCATTAATTCTAACGTCACTGTTGAGGGAGAAGTgactctgcagatgaggacacaggacccccagtcTTAAGATCACtgagggtctcagcggtgagaccccaccgatcagcaagttattccctgtcctgtggataaccTGTAATTCTGGTCCAACTCCTATAACTAGTGCGGTCTACAGATCTGCAGGGTCAAAACTGCTGAAAAACTGCCCTTTCACAAGGTTTTTCACCTAGTGtagaggggggaggctcctgctgcagccattgACAGGAGGGGTGGGCATATAATAGTTGCATCTCCGGTCCTCTGTGTGCCGACACAGGAATCTACACCAGCTAGGAGCTGGCGTAGATTTCTCGTATAAGTTACGCCGGTTTCCAGCGTAAATTATACATGCATGTGTCGGTCGGTGGCCATGCCCTCTTCTGACAAGTCCTGgccactttttttgggggggggggggggggggggttgttatcTTTTTGCACCAAAACCTGTGACTTCTCCTAAATTCAGCTGTAAAGCCCCTTGTAAATGTCCAACAGGTGTTTTCCAAGGTTTCTGTAAGATGATTATGCAATCGTCGCCATTCTCCGGCCACTTGAGGCGACGGCGGTGGAATGATCCCACGTTGCCTTGTGCGCACGAGTTTCCTCTGGAACGTCTAATTTCACGTAGAAGACTTGACAGGATTATATTCGGGGGCCGCCACCCTGTCAGTGTAGAACAACATGTTTGCTCGGGGGATTTTAATACCGCGGCTCGCTCAGTCCTGCCAAGGCTTAATTTCTCTACACTGATAACGAGCTGTTCAAGAATTTAACTTAATTACGAGGAACTTTCTCTCTTTAATCCTATTTTCTGTGTTTTGGCCGCCGGCTGTTTGTGCAGAAACTTCTTGTGTAGGCGAGGAGGACCCAGACTATGAAAGAGGTTGGCCGTATCCAGCATCGGCTTCCTAACAAGTCCCGGGACTTGTCTCAAATGCAGATACATAACGTCCCTTCTAGGAAGTTTATTACATCGAATGCGAAATGGCTACCCTGTGGAGCCGGGATTTTCATCACAGATGGATGTCCTGGATGGGGGGGTTACAGTAGGGGGGGTCCCTATAAATGTATGGTTAATCGTCCCGCCTCTTAACTGTTCTTTAGCCAATTAGTTTTTAAGTACATTTTCAGGACAGAATCTCGGCTTCTAGGTCTGTGCAGTGTTcctgttcactgacagcaagcagagatctgaatGTATGATTAAAGGTACACGGGCATTCTGTCATTTGATGATCCTATTAACCTGTATGACTCTTGTGTTTTAGATTTACCAGTCGTGGCTAGACAAATCTACTCCTTACACAACTATGCGATGGGTGATGACCCTTGGCTTGAGCTTACTCTACATGATAAGGGTTTATATACTGCAGGTAATGACCGCCGTGTCTTCATTCATTCAATCCTTTAATGCTTTTATGGCAGGTCTTGAAGGCAGGTCTTGATTGGCCCGCTTTATACGGAACAGTCATGAACATCCAGCTGCATATACCTAAAGGATCCAAAATCTATCATTTTGGCCATTTTAGTGATCATTCACTGCAAAATTCATACCAGCGAATGTGTGTGAAGGCTGATGGCAGATTTTAATCTTCAAAGATGCAGCCCGTTCTTCTGGAAAGTTTTTGGGCCATCACAGCTGAAATTGCAAGTCTGTGGCAGGATTGTCCAGCCAATCATGCCATTTTGGGCAAGCCTGTAAAATAAGTAGGCAAGTATAGCTtatgactttaaccctttccaatccaatttgtatcctagttttcctagggggcttactctttttccgtcgttatacaactgcgctatctctgctggctaaagccagtactgcatgaggtgacatgttggataggctccgacagcagagaggctggcaatatacagtaagagaaccctgacggacgtcttcccacatctgagctgtacagccttaaatcataatgtcttcagaggtccgacagtggattggaaagggttaagtgcccACGGCTGGGTATAGGAGCCATGTTCACTGCTGCTCCGAACGTAGAAGAAGATGGCAGCAGTCGTGTGTGGCACGTAACTGCCACCAGCTGCTTGTGGGTTGGGTGCTACGGGGAGTATGGCTCCTGGGCTAGACAGGGAACACTTGTTAAGTTTGGCTTATTTCTTTTACCCTTTCTTGAAAACTCACTTTAATCTTGGATAGTTGGTGCGATCCTTAGTACGAACAATCCACAGATGATGCGGCCAGCCGAATACTCGCATATAtggccagcttaaaggggttttcttactttttactattgatgacacatcccactggcgtaactataagggatgcagttgcacccgggcccaggagccttagggggcccataaggcctctcgtctccatatagggagcccagtactatgaataaagcattatagttgggggggattgttacaggttttgcattggagcccaggagcttcaagttgcgcctctgaaccatactattgatttcaatgggagtctaGGATGAGAATTGAAGCCACCTATTATACTTTTTACCCTGACCAACGCCGAAAAGGCCTGGCTTCGTTGCACTGACGGCACACTGGAGGATTTGCTGATCGGTAGGAatctgccgcttgggatccctgcctaCCTGTtttcgatgacctatccttaggaatggtcatcaatggtaaaaagttggaaaaccccttttaaggcatAATGCACATGTCCATATGAAATCCGCTCCTACATGGTGTACCATATACTTCCGTTGTGTGCCGTATAGATCTCCACATTCCTTCACTGGCAGCACTGACGCAGGTGTACAGGCCGAAGTCCGTCATCTGATATACCATATTGCACATCACTACCTCACCCAGGACCGGTCCCACATCTCTAGTATGATGGGAGGTAAATGGCCCGGGTCTCTTACATATTCATAGCATGTAGAATGGTTGCATCAGCCTTCTATGATACAATTTCTCCGGCTTTCTCATTCAGATTGATGAATGATACGATGTAAGCTGTCGGCAAACTCCTTATTTGTGCTTTTTAGGCGGGCAGTCGGAAAAATGTCTATTTAGCTTTAAATTAAACCCGTAAAAATTTTTTCGAAACGAGACAAATTTCTTGAATAACCTATGCAGCCAGGGAggggaaaaaactaaatacaGCGGTGCCTAAAAGTTTGTGAActtttcagaattttccatatttctacttatatttgacctaaaactacatcagaatttcacacaagtcctaaaaaaAGTAAAGAGAAACAAATCAAACAAATAAGTTAAATTATTAGAATGTCctttttatttattgaggaaaatccATTATCACATATCTGAGtgacaaaagtatgtgaacctttgcttttaGTATCTGGTGTGacacctctcccctcccccctccaccccctctTATGCAGCTAAACGTTTCCGGTAACTATTAGTCCTGCACATCGGCTCggaggaattttagcccattcctcTATACAAAACTGCTTCAACTCTAATGTTGGTGGGTTTCCGCCCACGAGCTGCTCACTTCAGGTCCTTCCACCTGCTCGTTCCCCTGCTGCGGCCAAGCTGCGCTGAAGTAAACATGACGTGCAGAATTCAaagccacggcatgtcaattctttctccATTTCCGCGACGGCCGCTCTCTTCTCTATAGGGAGAGATCgccgcagcagaatgcaggcggcgaagctgCATCGAAATCCGCGACAAAAGGCCGCGGGTTTTGACGCTGCATTTCTgacgcggaaatctcgcggtatttCTGTGCGGTTATTCCACTGTATGTTGGTCCCGTGTGCCCCCagcctaaaggttcacatactttggccactcacagacatgtgatattggatcgtTTTCCTCAATAAGTGACCAAGTCGAATGTTTTTTGACTCCTTCGTTCTCTTTACCTACTATTAGGACTTGTATaaaaaatctgatgtagttttaggtcaaatctaAGTAGAAATATGGAAAACTCAGGCGGCTTTACAAACATCCAAGCACTTCTGTAGGTGAGAAGAAACCAAGCATCACGGGCTGCACAGAAGTAGAATAGGTGCTGGATAATGACTGCAATAAATACAGCAAGTTAACATAACGAAgtaagaatgggggggggggggggtaaggatcTGGTGATGTGCTCTATAGCAAGCATTGAGGGGCCTAAGAAAAACCTCCATCAGAGAATCCTTGGGTCATTAGGGATGTATATAGGTTTTTTTGGAGTTCTCAAGGCAGTAGTGCCACGTGCAAAGAAAATAGTCCGGACTGTCTTGCAAATTGGCCATAAGATCTTCCATTTGTTTCAACCGTATCCTCTTAAACAAGATATGTATTGTAGGTGGATTCACCGGGGTCCAAAGAACTGGAATAATATGTTACTTGTCATTTCCTTTCTTTGCAGGGCTGGTATATAGTAACGTACGCCTTGGGTATCTACCATTTAAATCTCTTCATAGCATTCTTATCTCCGAAGGTAGACCCGTCCTTGCTGGAAGACTCAGGTACGGCCTGGCACTTCTTCTTTCCCTGTAGCCCATTCGTTTGTGTTGGGTGTAAATATTATTCATCACAGATGCCTCTGCAGGATGCGCTGCCAGTGGATGCTTTGTTGGCATCACATTAATACTTAACCGTTTGGTATCTGCATTGTGTGCATCTCTGCTATATTATACACTTTGGGGTTTTGCAGGTTATTATCCAATTTTTGTTCAATGTATAATTCTATCTCTCTCAAACTTTTGTAGACGAGGGGCCTTCATTACCCACAAAACAGAATGAAGAGTTCCGTCCGTTCATTCGGAGGCTGCCGGAGTTTAAATTTTGGTGAGTGCTTCGTTATTTTTAGTGAAATATCTTCAATATTGTTTGTGAAGCTCGATATCAGTCCGGTCAGTAAAGAAGTCCTTGAGAGGTCAACCAAGGTCAAATGTAAGGACGCTCTTCTACTTTTTatgctccttttacacaggccaaattCTGAACCTAATGTAATGAGCGCTGATGGCCATGGATGTAAATCGACGcttgtttcattttcttttaagCGGGCCAAGAATTGGCTAATGGGGGACAAACGATTGCTAATACAACTGTTCATGCCCGTAGACCATCTGTAAAACATCCTGCTCACATGAGTACAGAAATCGCCTATCGGTGAGCACTTTTATGCTCCCCAATAGGCGATCAACCACTGAGCCGGTCAAATGAGGCGATCAACCACTGATCGAGTGTTTGCTTGTCGGCTGATCACTGGTCTCTTTACACAGACCGAGCAAATGAGTATTTGGAGAAATGCTCAGGCCTGATAATTAGCCCTTGTAACAGGACCATAAAATGTAGGTCTGTCTGGGAATGCTTAGgcacaaccaatatggctgccataaaAGCTCAGGCAGATGTTTAGATTAAAGTGGCATTTCCATCTACAGCGTTTTTGACAAAGCTGGAGGATCTAGTATGAACGTCTTGTAGGTGGGGGTCCCTTCTTGAGACTTCTGGGACTCTCTGGAGAACAGGCTTGTGACTTGATCAGGCTGATTTGGAGCTGTCAGGACAGTTCTTagctttgaaatgaatggagatgtAGCTCTGCTTGTGCATGACTCTCTCCATGCTCCAGGTAGTCGCGTAAACTCTTGTCCATTGATTTCTGGTATAAAAATTTGGACCCCGTTCTgatacagatttaaaaaaaaatagtgggtGGTTGAAAAGGCATGTATGTTGGAATGTTATGTGAActtcctatatttttttttttgttctttcaagGCATTCGGCTACTAAAGGGATCGTGGTGGCGATGGTTTGCACCTTCTTCGAAGCATTTAATGTGCCCGTATTCTGGCCAATCCTGGTTATGTACTTTATCATGCTTTTCTGCATCACTATGAAGAGACAAATAAAGGTACGTTTTATAGCTCCTCGTAATACTGGTTGCATAATACATGAGGGGACTAATGTCTGtctggagcagaaggatattacaggatatagacatttggTGACCAGTAGGttcttgatccgggtcttacagtcaggtaggaactatcagaggttgatccagggattatgacTCCAttatggggtcaggaaggaatttttttcccccccaagtgggcttattggcttctgcctcactggggttttttgccttcctctggatgaacaagggggagggggatgagctagatggacattgtcttcattcagcctaacttactatgttactatgatgttgGCAGTAAGGTAATGGGATAATAGTAGTACAAGATGACACAGCTGATCAGTTCAAGTGACCCTTTgatcctggacaaagatggccgtaccggttctctgactacctaatgcacactggtcATTGGTAGACTAAGGCGCTACTTGCTGCTGCGATCGGCCAGTGTTGCACATGTGAGCCGCACCAGCATGTAGTGTTAGATCTATGCATACTAATATACAGCATGCATCATATACTCGGAGAACCGGTGCGGCCATTTTTGTCCatgaccggagggtcgctttatagGGCTTGTGTCAAGATAGAATCTTATGCACAGGATAGGACATAACTTTATCGAGCCAACTGCTTAAACTCTTTGCCGATTCCAAAAACGGGGCTCCTGAAGGTCCCCATATGACTAGAGCGGCAGTCACATATTTGCACCTCAGCTCTTTATTTCAATGCAACTGCCAGAGATGTCAAATTGTTTGCCATTATTAAAATGAACGGTACAGCGATGCACATGTACAACAGCCTCTTTAGTCATGCGCTGACCTTTGGGATCAGCAGTTGGACGCCACCAATCAGAAAGTTCTCTCCTATCCTGTAGAGTAGTTGGCACCGCTGTGCCTTCTCTGACAAACTGACTTTCTTACAGGAGAATCCAGAGTCATTTGTTTTTGTGTCTTTTTAAGTTAACTCTGgtattgggacaaaattctgtcccaggacccaAGGAGATGGGGGCGGGGATGTATATTACCTGCATTTGGTCTGTCATCTTCTGATCCTGCACTTCTGAGTCCTAATTTTGGGCATTCAAGATAGAGGATGCTATCTTCAACTACCTAATCTTAGGTAGTTTTAAGAAtcccaatgcactatacctgctgtgattggctagagctgctcatgtgatcaatgctggccaatcagagcagtgcagagtgtgcattaggtagttagaatattgctgcagccatcttggagagccaaaaacaggacctgaAACTAGTGGATCGGCAGAGAACTACTACCGCCAGTAATCCACTCCCTGTCCCCCTTTAGTCAAGGAACAGACTTTTTGTGCTGAAacaggagggtcactttaatgtcTGAAGGCTAACTTCTCAACTTTTTGTCTTGCAGCACATGATTAAATACAGATACATCCCATTCACACACGGCAAACGGAAATACAAAGGAAGGGAGGAGACCGGGAAGCCATTTTCCAGTTAAAAGAAACTGTCCCCTTTTTGACTTTCTTATGTAAAAATtaaaccaacaaaaaaaaaccgaaaaaaaaaccgttttgagCCATTGTAACAATGCCTTTTTATCCATATAAGCATAGGTGATTTTAAAGAGACAGAACCGATGGTagcccaccttttttttttttttttcttcttgctgaGGATGTTCTTACTCTTCCACCACACAGAACGTATATCTCAACAGCGCTAAGTGTATTTTTGCGCAATTCAGTTGGGCAGCTAATGTGGACCAGATTCTGCTACACACTCAGAAACAAAGAAACCATGTCATCCACACATTGTGGGGGCAGCTGTTTTCAGGCTCACGCTAATATTTGGCCTTTACGAGCTGTTATAGAATTGAGGCACAAGTCACAATTTGCCGCGCACGCCCCCAGAACATCACTAGTGTGTTCAACTGATGTGCattattttttacaaattttgcctgaagtcaaaaaaaaaaatctctgcttTTACTGTATCCGAGGCAGGTCCACCACATGGGGAACGCAGTCTCACTTGTGTTATCACTTTGACTTATTTCTAATGAAATACCTGTAAGTTATCAGTAGTTTTACTTTCTGGCCAAATGAAATGTAACTTAAGTTCTTGTAGTTCTTTAATCTAATTGATGAAATGACCCAATAAGATTGAGGCGCGGGTCTAGATTTGGTAGAGTTATTAAAATGGACGGTTTGAGCCATTGGAACATAGCACCTCCCATGTGGTGTCACCTAGTGAGAGCATACCCTCCTCAGCTAATCTGCCATATTGTACATTTGGTGACTGATTTACATTCTAGGCCTCGCACTCCCTCCGTACATTTTGTTTCTGACATTTTCCAATCATGGTTTAATAAAAGCGGAATAAAGTCGGGTTAATTTAACAAAAGTGTCTTGTGTAAGTCCAGCCATAGACTCTTACATAGCATTGGTGTAAGTGGAGAATTGTAAAGGATGTATCGCATACTAAGCGCCATTCAATCCAATATGTAATACCATACACTGTTTATAAGCAAAAGGGGCACTGGTTTTGGAAAAATTACTAGTTTTTcctaaattcccccccccccccctcctcctccccacacacacaatgTTGTAGAATTATATTGTATTGGGGAGCTCCATCTAAATGAATACAGAGCAGTGAGGATATGTGAATGAGATTGGACGCCTACAAAGTCCCAAAAATCTAGACATCACAATACATATATATGGAatccttaaaggctatggaagcaTTTGTACATGGAAAatcagtaccgtatataccggcgtataaggcgacggggcgtataagacgaccccccaactgtcaccttatacgccggtattcagtggagaaaaaaaaaaaattttattactcacctcccacggcgttctgtcgcgctccggcaggatgtcgctcgctccggcaggctgtcgctggctcctcgtccccgccgcagcatagctttctgaatgcggggcttgaaatccccgcttccagaaagctaatacacacgccggcagccatgacatcattgaatggctgtgattggctaaagcacacgtggcttcagccaatcacactattcaatgacatcattgaatgggtgtgattgctaacatgtgcgccttcagccaatcacagccattcaatgatgtcattgaatagtgtgattggctgaagccacgtgtgctttagccaatcacagccattcaatgctgtcatggctgccggcgtgtgtattagctttctggaagcggggatttcaagccccgcattcagaaagctatgctgcggcggggacgaggagccagcgacagcctgccggagcgagcgacatcctgccggagcgcgacagaacgccgtgggaggtgagtaataaaattttttttttttacacttttttttttttgtattaccggcgcataagacgacccccgactgcagagcagatttttcggggttcaaaagtcgtcttatacgccggtatatacggtatatacatcTTAAGTCCTTgcagaaaaattgatgcagttATCTGGGGTTTTGCattgttttccttctcatgcatttagcaAGACTCCTACTTTGTTTTTAGGCTCCCCTACAGTCAGGTTTCTGGCTGAAGGGTGTTCAGCTGGTCTTTTTCATAAAGGTGCCTAAGCTCAGTTCCCtcccctctttcagaggctgtgtagcataaccacacccactcaatactacacaggtatcccccccccccccccatcctctctGGGGTGAATTTTAGCTCTCTGTAATAGtaactttctctgctctctgtccttctGATCTCTTCCACCATacttgtcatacagccctctgtaataactcagtggaaaggcagtgaatgcacattcacaacaggggagcaggctaAGGGAGACAGAATTTGCTAATCTTTCAGTCTTCCAGTCTGTAGTGCCTTGGAAAAACAATACAATACAGCTTAGAATATCaatcatcattttttttctatgaaagccaattgcaaaaagtcttcatttccaaaaatacACAGATTAAAAATTATTGCAAAGGTGTTCCTGGCCTTTAAGATTTCTAGCACTTGGGATATTGAGCCAGatcctggggaaaaaaaacataaaaattccTCCCTGCGAAACGGTAGAATGTAGCCTAttgaagcctaaggcctcatgtccacggggaaaatcagatccgctgcagattctacatgtagaatctgcagcgggcccctcctgccccgcggacatgagcgccgaaaataagaatttaaaagtacttaccatccggcgcgggcggagaagatcagctgttcctcacggccggatcttcattttcggccggcggatgaattcctgacgccggcggcacgtcgccggcacgtcgccgacgtgccgcgcgcatgcgccgggcacatccgccgagccgaagcaaggaagatgcggccgtgaggaacagctgaccttccccgcccgcgccggatggtaaatactttaaattcctattttaggtctcccgcggatccggacggcttccataggcttcaatagaagcccgcgggagccccgcacgaaaatggagcatggtccggatttttccatgctccattttttttttaaatcccttttattgacgatccgcgggtatttatctacccgcgggtggtcaatgcatccctatgggatgcggatccgcatgcgggagatccgctgcggatcttaaatcatattttgcccgtggacatgagccctaaggcctcatgtccacgggaaaaatatgatttaggatccgcagcggattacctgcacgcggatccgcaccccatagggatgcattgaccacccgcgggtagataaatacccgcggatggtcaataaaagtgattttaaaaaaaatggagcatgaaaaaatctggacagagcttccccgcccgctacggataggtaaattcttataaattcttattttcagcgctcatgtccgcggggcaggagggacccgctgcagattctacatgtagaatccgtagcgggcccgattttccccgtggacatgaggcctaaaacttttAGACTTGAGTTTTGCTGTTCTGAATATGCCAATAGACATGAGAGAAATGATGGTTGAAAGTGGTGAATTTTGTCTTTCCCtggctttgttttcttttttcgtGCACATAATCTGTTTTGcattgttggatttttttttttttttttttttttttacaatctgtCTTAAACAAAAGTTAGTTAAAATAAACCTTTGGACATAGTTAACAAGtaaccccccccccgccctcaaCATTTAAATTTCTATCAGTGCTGATGATTGGAGGCTCCTGTGGGATGGTTATAATGAAGATGATggttcagcctcctgactgtatacttatgggctttaGCTTATTTAGCAGAATATAAAGGTTAATGATCTTTACAGTGTccttccagcaggcagagatggtactggctacaactggtcatgtgatgctgtgcagaTATATCATGCGATTACTAGCACAGCAAAAACTAAGAGAAAGCATGGGGAAATCTAAACCtcaaaatggtgcctgataagtacagaccggaggctgcactgcatggaagtgaatgcaatatatacacacacagcgacTGGCAATTGGGTGATAgtagcagggatggaaaaatgtgtttaggTGGAGGGGCCCTTTTTAGGTTTAGAAATCCCCCTAAAGGTTTTAGGTTATTATGGTGATTGGTTCCTTGGAAGAAAGGCAGTGTTTGTAGTCCATTTTGGGGAGTATCTGGAGTTTAATGCCTGCTGCTATTTGCATTTCCTCATATTCCTAGTGCTGTtttagaatttatttattttttttatatctcttcACTAGAACCTTATGTATCGAAACGGTCTCAGAAAATGGCCGCCTTCCTCTCAAACTAGTAAAAATAGATGACTTTCTTTGACCGTTTTGATGCATGAAGTCCTGTGTATTTTTCTAACTAGTTTTGAGGACAGGTGGGTTACGACATGCTgtactatattttatatataggtCTCCTAATGGCTGCAGACTCGAGGTGggcaacttgtgttttttttttttttttttaaagggaatcttgccaggttcatgctgcccaaacgacaggcagcatgaacccaggacagatatgCACTATGCCCCTGTGTATATGGTGATCTGAAATGCTGTGAGGtttaaaagaaaagagaaaaaaaacacaagtttgcgCATACTTGTCCTGGGTTTACCTGGTGGCAGATTTCCTCTTTAAAGTGGatatccaattgtaaactattgataacccatcCTCGGGAAGAGGACATTCTTAGTAGATTGGTGCAGGTTGGTCATCCAGATCCCCCACCATTTACCTGGTGGCTACGCCAGTGCTTTTGTGCActaaactgatttctgcaggaagcagacagctctgttcccactattATGACCAgttttggtattacaggtaaagttcctattgaagtgaatagttggaataccaagcctggttactatagtgggaacggagctgtcagcTGACTTCTCCAGGAAGCAAAGTGAACTAGCCTAGAAAATGGCTGGTTGCTGATGGTTTTGGGTTGACCTTTGCTGAACTACTATTGATGCCCTAACCTGAGGCTAGGCCATCGATGGTTCACAACAGGACAACGTTTTACTCCAAGTGTAACTTGAGTAAAAAGTGAAAATTCAGCTGACTTGCACAAAATCTGACCATGTGATTTTGGAGAATCTGGCCTTGGCTACTAACCATGTTGTGGACCAGATCACTGTCTGTCATGGCTGCCCTAGTCACCTGTATATAGACCTAGTCCTGCACATTGTGATATCCCAAAGGGGGGAACTATTTAAATGTTTACCTGTAGTCTGCATGCATCTAGGTCAGCGGTCTC
Coding sequences within it:
- the RER1 gene encoding protein RER1 — translated: MSEGDSIGESVHGKPSLMYRFFTRLGQIYQSWLDKSTPYTTMRWVMTLGLSLLYMIRVYILQGWYIVTYALGIYHLNLFIAFLSPKVDPSLLEDSDEGPSLPTKQNEEFRPFIRRLPEFKFWHSATKGIVVAMVCTFFEAFNVPVFWPILVMYFIMLFCITMKRQIKHMIKYRYIPFTHGKRKYKGREETGKPFSS